One Primulina huaijiensis isolate GDHJ02 chromosome 5, ASM1229523v2, whole genome shotgun sequence DNA segment encodes these proteins:
- the LOC140977481 gene encoding uncharacterized protein, with product MAEAHKSKFSVHPGSTKMYRDLKNNFWWYGMKRDVAEFVSRCQVCQQVKAEHQQPGGLPQPLKIPEWKWEHISLTLCYHSSIGMAPYEALYSRKCRSPLYWDEVGEKALAEPELVQMTVDKVRIVRERLKAAQDRQKSWADLKRRPVEFNVGEKAYVKVSPMRGVV from the exons ATGGCAGAGGCACACAAGTCTAAGTTCTCAGTCCATCCAGGCAGTACAAAGATGTACAGAGACCTCAAGAATAATTTCTGGTGGTATGGCATGAAAAGAGATGTAGCTGAATTCGTCTCCAGATGTCAGGTATGTCAGCAAGTCAAAGCAGAACACCAGCAACCTGGAGGATTACCGCAACCTCTGAAAATTCccgaatggaaatgggagcatatttCTTTGACTTTGTG ctatcacagcagtatcggaatggctccatacgaaGCTCTTTACAGCAGGAAATGTCGATCACCActttattgggatgaagtgggagaGAAAGCCTTGGCTGAACCCGAGCTAGTACAGATGACAGTGGACAAGGTTAGAATTGTCCGGGAGAGGctcaaggcagctcaagatcgacagaaaagctggGCAGATCTTAAGAGAAGGCCTGTAGAGTTCAACGTGGGCGAGAAGGCTTATGTGAAAGTCTCGCCTATGAGAGGAGTTGTCTGA
- the LOC140977482 gene encoding uncharacterized protein: protein MGKCWNSMPPRRLVSCGAGDKNREAHDGERVTPPRPTPDMQAQMLAGMIQFFAQFARNQATVDTGARPGSKQFTRGDARLWWESASVSVNLQTLSWNVFKEVFYSKYFTEEVRSRLTREFMALSQGDSSVAEFVRKFGRGCHFVPLIANDAREKLRHFIDGLQPILRRDVRVACPTTYAVAVSRALAAE, encoded by the exons ATGGGGaaatgttggaacagtatgcctcctagacgtttgGTTAGTTGTGGAGCAGGCGATAAGAATAGGGAAGCCCATGATGGGGAGAGGGTTACTCCTCCTCGTCCAACGCCAGATATGCAagctcagatgcttgcagggatgattcagttcttcgcacagtttgcgagaAACCAAGCTACAGTGgatacaggggcgaggcccGGATCGAAGCAGTTTACAagag GGGACGCCAGGCTATGGTGGGAGAGCGCGTCCGTGTCGGTGAATCTGCAGACTCTGTCATGGAATGTCTTTAAGGAGGTcttttactccaagtacttcactgaagaagtacgatccagactgactaGAGAGTTTATGGCGTTGAgtcagggagacagcagcgtagctGAGTTCGTGAGGAAATTCGGgagggggtgtcacttcgtacccctgattgcgaatgatgcccgGGAAAAGTTGAGacattttattgatgggttgcagccgatcttgcgccgtgatgtcaGGGTTGCTTGTCCTACGACTTATGCAGTTGCCGTgtcgagagctttggcggcagagtaG